Proteins co-encoded in one Malus domestica chromosome 09, GDT2T_hap1 genomic window:
- the LOC103442267 gene encoding methyl-CpG-binding domain-containing protein 9-like isoform X1, translated as MELTDSAADELRAAAAAAANAEPTRSVLSIDLNEIPSPSETLPDSFDVVRSYHDHPSPPPGGPAGVPGSARGSACAACGKPEVRGHVVVCDGCERGFHLTCAGMRGRQAVNLVEWVCGDCLSGGVRSKRWPLGVKAKQILDINASPPSDVDDIAEMRELRKHTPGGNSFGGNPFGAPVTNSNFLYSGNGYGLEKGAGIMTHATKVGWEDILHYTQTTGGSFEELSSRFPLGKHSNNNNTAIRIPSRSPDEIVLQALRDYVSERHGILEDGWRVEFKQSTASGEPYIVYRAPNGKTFGSVSEVAYFLGLTPNYNSMGSEIRREGSLSNTEKTYLPRKRKSRLLYANGLAENKESLLSGYCKELSSNGISTEAFACGFGNNVKLTEAGTEEHGCIGSRQSTEGFPVQFEDFFVLSLGEVDTRPSYHDSNQIYPVGYRSCWHDKVTGSLFVCEVLNGGDSGPVFKVRRCSCSALPVPEGSTILCRSQLGNFYSQINQESHDLTSDNDGSIQMILSDPSPPMENDILSCLRSCSVEVSDVQTSAEPQFEDNSVYEKSGTLSSADLGVMDDIGEISVEDHSSSAAWGMISKKIVNACSEIFKQKGILKVFCKHVENAQGSQNEVITNDSGNVNQSPLDKFCSSAGSVSISSELRADDEPGFSYDVLANWLDQDRFGLDVDFVQELLEQLPAAQSCSQYQFLNDRSSNSTQLTVGNGLLVVKMGAGLHGKEEVLDGLFRRSKKVKLVKDHLKNDHPPPHGKPLCLRIPPALVDDVYQVWELLSRFDEILGLKEAFSLEELEEELIDPWFGRSDLSEKFDRENQGTQALNSNRIDYSSGQLSLTMESGSTVSRNNPHAFIHMETGAMKEAAQDKLASVTYSRCSGIALTKAHASLLRVLIGELQFKVAALVDPNFDSGDLKSKRGRKKDIDISIPVKRAKVNILPINELTWPELARRYILAVLSMDGNLDSPEITARESSKVFRCLQGDGGVLCGSLSGVAGMEADALLLAEATKQIFASLNREHDVFTIEEEVSDGPAAVDKNLGNDGNKPLWAQVLEPVRKLPTNVGTRIRKCVYEALEKDPPEWARKILEHSISKEVYKGNASGPTKKAVLSLLADVSGKALPQKAEKGRKRKINVSIYDVIMKQCRIVLRRAAAADDTKVFCNLLGRKLMNSSDNDDEGLLGLPAMVSRPLDFRTIDLRLAAGSYGGSHEAFLEDVRELWSNLRIAYGDKPDLVELTEKLAQNFETLYEEEVVPLVHKLAEYSKLEGLSSERKKEIDDLLTFTNGIPKAPWDEGVCKVCGIDKDDDSVLLCDTCDSEYHTYCLNPPLARIPDGNWYCPSCVVSKQIVQDASKHRLVIRRRRKNYQGEATRVFLETLAHLAVKMEESEYWDINVDERTFLLKFLCDELLSSAVIRQHLEYCSETSTELHQKLRSLSVEWKVLRSRQEILVSRAAKVDAGDGTKEGISASVETNERCLHQPQVLSGRSNSFNAVSDDSALEGAQGFDKHPSVSNAEYNSQHSVDTEVREKDVHSASDDISAPGKFSSHMTADKSEISSRQIEFPSSNCLPHEINGSSKEIGCVDHPQDNAEMDVSLPIDQKGISNPSDVRSNHVGEQMSPASVNESESYHLELNSVKNDLSVLEDLIASTEFDLLKVSVRREFLGTDSLGGLYWVSVLPGGHAWIIVDRSVSFKHGINMKDCRDPVWRSSVTQSCGPNNSISFRAPWVSYQTDTEIEELMGWLKNKHPKERELRDSILHWKRLRFQKFEKIRSRGQDDHLTAISVTRNADKTEISDRLGTRAATLLKKMYGPCSEMETTDISKKWGKRARVTNDEKGYRCECLEPIWPSRHHCLSCHRTFSTDAELEGHNNGRCIPTSAACEKGREIGDSSKVKGSMKCEMNREEGRGELNSVETSKSACSELSAKLIKFQNGSLGCPYDFEEICSKFVTNDSNKDLIQEIGLIGSQGVPSFAPASPYLSDSTLATISQKDVGVSGNGLGPAEQLVSQGKTNVDIVSSNNLSWTGDGMMLLNANKLTLGSLERGEEGHSNSHSSVVGAGRFCVVPQSSLRPLVGKVCQIYKRLKINLLDIDAAVPEEALRPSKAQLERRWAWRAFVKSAVTIYEIVQAMIVLEDMIKTEYLRNEWWYWSSFSAAAKISTISALALRIYSLDAAILYEKMHPSSNLTDKLEPSSALDLKPLPVLDSAEKTRSSRKSNKKRKETEG; from the exons ATGGAACTGACGGATTCAGCTGCCGACGAACTCAGAGCAGCGGCAGCCGCCGCCGCCAACGCCGAGCCAACTCGCTCCGTACTCAGCATCGATCTCAATGAGATCCCTTCTCCTTCCGAAACCCTACCCGATTCCTTCGACGTTGTCCGGTCTTACCACGACCACCCTTCGCCGCCTCCCGGCGGCCCGGCCGGAGTTCCCGGCTCAGCTCGAGGATCCGCATGCGCCGCCTGCGGCAAGCCCGAGGTTCGCGGGCACGTGGTGGTCTGCGACGGCTGCGAGCGCGGGTTTCACCTCACATGCGCCGGAATGCGCGGCCGGCAGGCGGTGAATTTGGTGGAGTGGGTCTGCGGGGACTGTCTGAGCGGTGGGGTTAGGAGCAAGCGGTGGCCGCTTGGAGTTAAGGCCAAGCAGATTCTCGATATCAACGCCTCGCCGCCGAGCGACGTCGACGACATCGCGGAAATGCGCGAATTGAG AAAGCACACTCCCGGTGGTAATTCTTTTGGTGGCAATCCATTTGGTGCCCCAGTGACAAATTCAAACTTCTTGTACTCTGGAAACGGATATGGCTTGGAAAAAGGTGCTGGGATAATGACACATGCGACTAAAGTGGGTTGGGAAGATATATTGCACTACACACAGACTACGGGTGGAAGCTTTGAGGAATTAAGTTCGAGGTTTCCGCTCGGGAAGCATAGTAATAACAATAATACAGCTATTAGAATACCATCCCGGAGTCCAGATGAGATAGTTCTACAGGCTCTTAGAGATTACGTTTCTGAAAGGCATGGCATACTGGAGGATGGTTGGCGTGTAGAATTTAAACAGTCAACAGCCAGTGGTGAACCATATATAGTATACCGTGCACCAAATGGGAAGACATTTGGCTCAGTATCTGAAGTTGCATATTTTCTTGGCTTGACGCCTAACTACAATTCCATGGGATCTGAAATAAGACGGGAGGGTTCTCTTTCTAATACTGAGAAGACTTATCTACCTAGAAAAAGAAAGTCAAGACTCTTATATGCCAATGGATTAGCTGAAAATAAGGAAAGTTTGCTCAGTGGCTATTGCAAGGAGCTCTCTTCCAATGGTATAAGTACAGAAGCTTTTGCCTGTGGTTTTGGAAATAATGTAAAACTTACTGAAGCAGGGACAGAAGAACATGGTTGCATTGGGTCTCGGCAAAGTACT GAGGGATTTCCGGTGCAGTTTGAAGAtttctttgttctttctttGGGAGAAGTTGATACAAGGCCTTCTTATCATGATTCAAATCAGATCTATCCTGTAGGTTATAGGTCATGTTGGCATGATAAGGTTACTGGTTCTTTATTTGTGTGTGAAGTTTTAAATGGTGGTGATTCTGGACCTGTTTTTAAGGTCAGAAGATGTTCGTGTTCTGCCTTGCCGGTTCCCGAGGGTTCAACTATCCTCTGTAGGTCACAACTTGGCAACTTTTACAGTCAAATTAATCAAGAAAGTCATGACTTGACTTCTGATAATGATGGAAGTATCCAGATGATTCTGTCAGATCCTTCTCCACCTATGGAAAATGATATTTTGTCTTGCCTGAGGAGTTGTTCAGTTGAAGTCAGTGATGTTCAGACATCAGCTGAACCGCAGTTTGAAGATAATTCCGTTTATGAAAAATCTGGAACTCTTTCATCTGCTGATTTGGGTGTGATGGATGACATTGGTGAGATTTCAGTAGAAGACCATTCTTCATCTGCAGCTTGGGGAatgatttcaaaaaaaattgttaatgcTTGTTCTGAAATATTTAAACAGAAGGGCATTCTTAAAGTTTTCTGTAAGCATGTTGAAAATGCTCAAGGCTCCCAAAATGAGGTTATAACAAATGACAGTGGCAACGTGAACCAATCTCCACTGGACAAGTTTTGTAGTTCAGCAGGTTCTGTCAGCATCTCTTCTGAACTTCGGGCCGATGATGAGCCTGGCTTTTCTTATGACGTACTAGCAAATTGGCTAGATCAGGACAGATTTGGATTAGATGTGGATTTTGTGCAAGAACTTTTGGAGCAGCTTCCTGCTGCCCAATCCTGTTCTCAATATCAATTTCTTAACGATAGAAGTTCTAATTCTACACAGCTAACTGTTGGAAATGGGCTTCTAGTGGTTAAAATGGGAGCTGGATTACATGGTAAAGAAGAAGTGTTGGATGGTTTGTTTAGGAGGTCCAAAAAAGTGAAGTTGGTCAAGGATCACCTCAAGAATGATCATCCACCTCCTCATGGGAAGCCATTGTGCTTGAGGATTCCTCCTGCCCTTGTTGATGATGTTTATCAG GTTTGGGAATTATTGTCGCGCTTTGATGAAATTTTGGGTCTAAAGGAGGCTTTTTCATTGGAAGAACTTGAGGAGGAACTTATTGACCCTTGGTTCGGCAGGTCAGATCTTTCAGAGAAGTTCGATAGGGAAAACCAGGGCACTCAAGCTTTAAATTCAAATAGAATTGATTATTCAAGTGGTCAATTATCTTTGACCATGGAGTCTGGCTCGACCGTTTCTAGGAATAATCCACATGCATTCATACATATGGAAACTGGAGCAATGAAGGAGGCAGCTCAAGATAAACTTGCATCTGTTACTTATAGCAGATGTTCTGGCATAGCTTTGACGAAGGCTCATGCATCACTGCTAAGAGTGCTCATAGGTGAGTTGCAGTTTAAGGTTGCTGCCCTGGTGGATCCGAATTTTGATTCTGGAGATCTGAAGTCAAAACGGGGAAGGAAGAAAGACATTGATATTTCAATTCCTGTGAAAAGAGCGAAGGTTAATATACTCCCAATTAATGAACTGACTTGGCCAGAGTTAGCACGGAGATACATCTTGGCTGTATTATCCATGGATGGCAACCTTGACTCGCCTGAGATTACCGCTCGTGAAAGCAGTAAAGTGTTTCGCTGCTTACAAGGTGACGGTGGGGTGCTCTGTGGGTCCTTATCTGGAGTAGCTGGGATGGAAGCAGATGCACTT TTGCTTGCAGAGGCTACAAAGCAAATTTTTGCTTCACTTAACAGAGAGCATGATGTATTTACCATAGAAGAGGAGGTGTCTGATGGACCAGCTGCTGTTGATAAGAATTTGGGGAATGATGGTAATAAGCCACTATGGGCGCAGGTGTTGGAACCTGTTAGAAAGCTACCGACAAATGTCGGAACAAGaatcagaaaatgtgtttatgaGGCTTTGGAAAAGGATCCACCTGAATGGGCGAGGAAAATACTGGAACATTCAATCAGTAAAGAAGTTTACAAGGGCAATGCATCAGGGCCTACAAAG AAAGCTGTTCTGTCACTGCTAGCAGATGTATCGGGTAAAGCATTGCCACAAAAGGCTGAGAAGGGAAGAAAACGGAAGATAAATGTCTCTATTTATGATGTTATCATGAAACAATGCCGCATTGTATTGCGTCGTGCTGCTGCTGCAGATGACACAAAGGTTTTCTGCAATTTGCTCGGGAGAAAGCTAATGAATTCAAGTGATAACGATGATGAGGGTCTTCTAGGATTGCCAGCCATGGTGTCTCGACCTTTGGACTTCAGGACTATTGATTTGAGATTGGCAGCTGGATCCTATGGGGGATCACATGAAGCCTTTCTAGAGGATGTCAGGGAG TTATGGAGCAATCTACGTATTGCTTATGGGGATAAGCCTGATTTGGTTGAGTTAACTGAGAAGTTAGCCcaaaattttgaaacattaTACGAGGAGGAG GTTGTCCCTCTTGTTCATAAGCTTGCAGAGTATTCAAAGTTGGAAGGCCTCAGTTctgaaaggaaaaaggaaattgATGATTTACTTACTTTCACAAATGGGATTCCCAAAGCCCCTTGGGATGAGGGAGTTTGCAAAGTATGCGGCATTGATAAAGATGACGACAGTGTACTGTTGTGTGATACTTGTGATTCTGAGTATCATACATACTGTTTGAATCCTCCTCTTGCAAGGATCCCGGACGGAAACTGGTATTGCCCCTCTTGTGTTGTTTCTAAACAAATAGTTcaagatgcatcaaaacatcGTCTGGTCATTAGAAGACGTCGTAAAAATTACCAGGGAGAAGCTACCCGGGTTTTCTTGGAGACACTTGCACATTTAGCAGTGAAAATGGAAGAGAGCGAGTATTGGGATATCAACGTTGATGAG AGAACATTCCTGCTGAAGTTCTTATGTGATGAGTTGCTTAGTTCAGCAGTTATTCGTCAACACCTTGAATATTGTTCTGAGACATCAACCGAGTTGCAtcagaaattgcgttctttatCTGTAGAATGGAAGGTCCTCAGGTCTAGACAAGAAATTTTGGTTTCAAGAGCTGCAAAGGTCGATGCTGGTGACGGTACAAAGGAAGGGATTTCGGCTTCGGTTGAAACCAATGAAAGATGTCTTCATCAACCACAGGTTTTGAGTGGCAGGTCTAACTCCTTCAATGCAGTCTCTGATGATTCGGCACTAGAGGGTGCTCAAGGGTTTGATAAACACCCATCTGTCAGTAATGCAGAATATAATAGCCAACATTCTGTAGACACTGAAGTTAGGGAAAAAGATGTCCATTCTGCTTCAGATGACATCTCTGCACCTGGGAAGTTTTCTTCACATATGACTGCCGATAAAAGTGAAATATCCTCTAGACAAATTGAGTTTCCTTCATCAAATTGTTTGCCACATGAAATCAATGGGTCTAGTAAAGAAATCGGTTGCGTTGATCATCCACAAGACAATGCGGAAATGGATGTTTCTCTGCCTATAGATCAGAAAGGAATTAGCAACCCTTCAGATGTGAGGAGTAATCATGTGGGAGAGCAGATGTCACCTGCTTCTGTGAATGAATCAGAGTCCTACCACCTTGAGTTGAACTCTGTCAAAAATGATTTATCAGTTTTGGAGGATTTGATTGCGAGTACAGAATTCGACCTCTTAAAGGTGTCGGTGCGGAGAGAGTTTTTAGGAACTGATTCCCTTGGTGGCTTATACTGGGTTTCAGTTCTTCCGGGTGGACATGCTTGGATTATTGTAGATCGAAGTGTGTCATTTAAACATGGTATAAATATGAAAGATTGCAGAGACCCTGTATGGAGGAGTTCTGTTACACAGAGTTGTGGTCCAAACAACAGCATTTCCTTTAGGGCACCTTGGGTTTCTTATCAAACTGATACAGAAATTGAAGAACTTATGGGTTGGTTAAAGAACAAGCACCCTAAGGAAAGAGAGCTGAGGGACTCAATTCTGCACTGGAAAAGGTTGAGGTTCCAAAAGTTTGAGAAAATTAGAAGCCGAGGTCAGGATGATCACCTAACTGCTATTTCAGTGACTAGAAATGCTGATAAAACTGAAATTTCTGATCGTCTTGGTACTAGGGCAGCCACTTTGCTGAAGAAGATGTATGGTCCATGCTCCGAGATGGAAACCACCGACATCTCCAAAAAGTGGGGAAAGAGAGCTAGAGTAACCAATGATGAGAAAGGGTACCGGTGTGAATGCTTGGAACCCATTTGGCCCAGTAGACACCATTGCCTCTCTTGCCACAGAACCTTCTCCACTGATGCTGAACTTGAGGGGCATAACAATGGTAGGTGCATTCCAACTTCAGCAGCCTGTGAGAAGGGAAGGGAAATAGGTGATTCTTCTAAAGTTAAGGGGAGTATGAAGTGTGAGATGAATCGGGAAGAGGGCAGAGGTGAACTGAACAGTGTTGAAACTTCTAAAAGTGCTTGTTCAGAGCTTAGTGCAAAGTTGATTAAGTTTCAAAATGGAAGTTTAGGTTGCCCATATGATTTTGAAGAGATCTGCTCCAAGTTTGTGACCAATGATTCAAACAAGGATTTGATACAGGAAATAGGTCTCATAGGTTCACAAGGAGTTCCATCTTTTGCCCCAGCATCTCCTTATCTGAGTGATTCTACGCTAGCGACAATCTCTCAGAAAGATGTCGGTGTATCTGGTAATGGACTGGGGCCTGCCGAACAGCTAGTTTCACAAGGAAAGACTAATGTTGATATTGTAAGCAGTAACAATCTATCCTGGACAGGTGATGGAATGATGTTACTAAATGCTAACAAACTAACTTTGGGATCTCTGGAACGAGGGGAGGAAGGACATTCAAATAGCCATTCTTCTGTTGTGGGGGCTGGTCGTTTCTGTGTGGTCCCCCAGTCTTCTTTGAGGCCCTTGGTTGGCAAAGTTTGTCAAATTTATAAGAGACTCAAGATCAATCTGCTTGATATCGATGCTGCAGTCCCTGAGGAAGCTCTAAGACCATCAAAGGCACAGTTGGAAAGGAGATGGGCCTGGCGTGCGTTTGTTAAATCAGCAGTGACAATATATGAA